Proteins from a genomic interval of Natronorubrum tibetense GA33:
- a CDS encoding HEAT repeat domain-containing protein: MSSHTNFPVSPEAAHEVVRAKLDDSEPPRPDDPRLAACACLRSGDPEYRADGAALLAAVADENARAVQPTLYDLAAVLDAPDRRTRVHAMAAFQVAASAIPDTAVDLLDAVVPRLTDVDPLVREAAASTVAWLAEAVRDDTRGDFPDGTRATFQPAVGALLAVLVADTGDERFEWTAAFAVTHPTRTFWGAVDAGASRRSACHWQATFAVAMLADWFPEQVATHDTQLATLAESGARAETRWYAIDALARAGADDTLRTVRDRALAALEKPDRAASSVETLYHLTTERPALLVPAAPSLANVLDDLDPEPTTLAVVTILHAAVHDPDPVAVDTLVREWLRTADEDDSRTKRVNVDLVASVATAHPEQVLPAVGHALDIPIADHALAADAERPTQSTQSGEGWDTDRAWRVLLEIASRDRELVWEVVKEDRLLARLDQQADRGARIRKLYATTVPTPPPESVIEDLFKLLIADTTGAYAALSTLQDRAPDTVLTAAVDAVDGASAPVADVLSVLVALSDDDPAALEPLQETLWSWNNTIRPGDDRWSDLVTILGRIAVATDDRERLSRMLHLEHAVYCKRFLRTAVAPMVIQTAPNKAVPALLEHLEHRDASLRKQVVRLYETRPDGYGGWAPTIQGAVLARMTDSDPGVRSATVKTLGTWLEYVTETSGDARDGWVSPVRSALFDGLDDEDWRVRAHAARALGADMDAETQATFETRLAQEGNQTVRFEIQRVLSRHSREARTDR, translated from the coding sequence GTGTCCAGCCACACAAATTTTCCCGTGAGCCCCGAGGCGGCTCATGAGGTAGTTCGAGCGAAGCTAGACGACTCGGAGCCACCCCGGCCGGACGACCCGCGGCTCGCCGCCTGCGCGTGTCTTCGGAGCGGGGACCCCGAATACCGGGCCGACGGTGCGGCATTGCTGGCCGCAGTCGCCGACGAAAATGCGCGAGCCGTCCAGCCAACGCTCTACGACCTCGCGGCCGTACTCGACGCGCCAGACCGACGGACGCGAGTCCATGCGATGGCCGCGTTCCAGGTCGCCGCCAGCGCGATCCCGGACACCGCAGTCGACCTGCTCGATGCCGTCGTCCCGAGGCTCACGGATGTTGATCCGCTCGTCCGGGAGGCCGCCGCGTCCACCGTCGCCTGGCTCGCCGAAGCAGTCAGGGACGACACCCGTGGCGATTTTCCCGACGGGACGAGAGCAACATTCCAGCCCGCAGTCGGTGCGCTTCTTGCGGTCCTCGTAGCCGATACTGGCGACGAGCGCTTCGAGTGGACGGCAGCGTTCGCCGTGACGCACCCGACGCGGACGTTCTGGGGAGCCGTCGACGCGGGTGCGTCCCGCCGCTCCGCGTGTCATTGGCAGGCCACCTTCGCAGTGGCGATGCTTGCGGACTGGTTCCCCGAGCAGGTCGCGACACACGACACCCAGCTCGCCACCCTCGCCGAGTCTGGCGCGCGAGCGGAGACCCGATGGTACGCTATCGACGCCCTTGCTCGCGCCGGCGCCGACGACACGCTCCGTACGGTCCGCGACCGCGCCCTCGCCGCCCTCGAAAAGCCCGACAGAGCGGCGTCGAGCGTCGAAACGCTCTACCACCTGACGACCGAGCGACCGGCGCTCTTGGTCCCCGCTGCACCCTCCCTCGCGAACGTGCTAGACGACCTCGACCCAGAACCGACAACGCTCGCCGTCGTCACGATACTACACGCCGCCGTCCACGACCCCGACCCCGTCGCGGTCGACACCCTCGTTCGCGAGTGGCTGCGGACGGCGGACGAAGACGACTCGCGGACGAAGCGCGTGAATGTCGACTTAGTCGCCTCGGTCGCCACGGCTCACCCCGAACAAGTGCTCCCCGCAGTCGGCCACGCGCTCGACATCCCGATCGCGGACCACGCTCTGGCGGCCGACGCCGAGCGCCCGACGCAATCCACTCAGTCCGGCGAGGGTTGGGACACAGATAGGGCGTGGCGAGTCCTCCTCGAAATCGCGTCTCGCGACCGCGAACTGGTGTGGGAGGTCGTCAAGGAGGACCGGCTGCTGGCGCGACTCGACCAGCAGGCCGATCGCGGTGCTCGCATCCGCAAACTGTATGCCACCACTGTCCCGACGCCACCGCCCGAATCCGTGATCGAGGACCTATTCAAGCTCCTTATCGCAGACACGACGGGTGCGTACGCCGCGCTGTCGACTCTGCAGGACCGGGCACCAGATACAGTCCTGACCGCGGCAGTTGACGCCGTCGACGGCGCGTCCGCGCCGGTCGCGGACGTCCTCTCCGTGCTCGTCGCCCTCAGCGACGACGACCCAGCCGCCCTCGAACCGCTTCAGGAGACGCTCTGGTCGTGGAACAACACCATCCGGCCCGGCGACGACCGCTGGAGCGACCTCGTGACGATCCTCGGTCGGATTGCCGTCGCGACCGACGACCGCGAGCGCCTCTCCCGGATGCTCCACCTCGAGCACGCCGTCTACTGCAAGCGATTCCTTCGGACCGCGGTCGCGCCAATGGTGATCCAGACGGCGCCCAACAAGGCCGTGCCAGCGCTTCTGGAGCACCTCGAACACCGGGATGCGTCGCTTCGAAAGCAGGTCGTTCGCCTGTACGAGACGCGTCCAGATGGCTACGGCGGTTGGGCACCGACCATCCAAGGCGCTGTGCTCGCCAGAATGACCGACTCTGACCCAGGTGTTCGGTCCGCAACCGTCAAGACCCTCGGGACGTGGCTCGAATACGTCACTGAGACGTCCGGTGATGCACGCGACGGCTGGGTATCGCCGGTGCGGTCGGCACTGTTCGATGGGCTCGACGATGAGGACTGGCGCGTTCGAGCACACGCCGCTCGCGCCCTCGGTGCGGACATGGACGCCGAGACCCAAGCAACCTTCGAGACGCGTCTGGCGCAAGAAGGCAACCAGACGGTCCGGTTCGAGATACAGCGCGTTCTGTCCCGACACTCCCGAGAGGCGCGGACCGATCGGTGA
- a CDS encoding ADP-ribosylglycohydrolase family protein → MQSDDARGVLLGLACGDALGRPVEFSSPEALSAEYGRLEEMVGHGTWNQPAGTLTDDTAQALCIARSVVEEDGFDPADVAARFVEWYESDPFDIGRMTARSLHQIQQGASWDEAGKRVWERSPEGQNAGNGSIMRCAPLAIPYAGNRDRLVTVSRQSSTITHADPRCRDGCAILNLTIAGLLEDRNAPLRDALAFVEDVPDDLVPALEPLVDGETPSQFETSGYVVHSLQTALHDALTAESAEDAVVTAVNRGGDADTIGAIAGAVAGARFGASVLPERWLATIDERSELESIAEDLLELA, encoded by the coding sequence ATGCAGAGCGACGACGCACGAGGCGTGCTTCTCGGACTGGCCTGTGGCGACGCCCTCGGACGACCGGTCGAATTCTCGTCCCCGGAGGCACTCAGCGCGGAGTACGGTCGTCTCGAGGAGATGGTCGGGCACGGGACGTGGAATCAGCCGGCAGGGACGCTCACGGACGACACCGCGCAAGCACTGTGTATCGCGCGGAGCGTCGTCGAAGAGGACGGGTTCGATCCAGCGGACGTCGCCGCGCGGTTCGTGGAGTGGTACGAGTCCGACCCGTTCGACATCGGGCGGATGACCGCGCGCTCGCTCCACCAGATCCAGCAGGGAGCGTCGTGGGACGAGGCCGGTAAGCGGGTCTGGGAGCGAAGCCCCGAGGGGCAGAACGCTGGGAACGGGAGCATCATGCGGTGCGCGCCGCTCGCAATCCCGTACGCGGGCAATAGAGACCGGTTGGTCACGGTCAGTCGGCAGTCTTCGACCATCACGCACGCCGACCCACGGTGCAGGGACGGCTGCGCGATACTGAACCTTACCATCGCCGGACTCCTCGAGGATAGGAATGCACCACTCCGAGACGCACTCGCGTTCGTCGAGGACGTACCCGACGACCTCGTCCCGGCTCTGGAGCCACTCGTGGACGGCGAGACGCCCAGTCAGTTCGAGACGTCGGGCTATGTCGTACATTCGCTCCAGACGGCGCTCCACGACGCGCTCACCGCTGAGAGTGCGGAGGACGCCGTCGTCACCGCGGTCAACCGCGGCGGCGACGCTGACACCATCGGTGCCATCGCCGGCGCCGTCGCCGGTGCTCGCTTTGGCGCCAGCGTCCTCCCCGAGCGGTGGCTCGCGACCATCGACGAACGCTCCGAACTCGAGTCGATCGCCGAAGACCTCCTCGAACTGGCCTGA
- a CDS encoding type 2 lanthipeptide synthetase LanM family protein — MDEFALAAIADVDAFPDDVALPDWVTTAQDVAASITDTHADARPALGKPPEEIPFADVLAPIVAFARDRVLEAGLERVPSSVVTSLQGALRQDLVRLCSDVLYVEFRTYIAVNRPSAFPDPATPAETDLYDEFIAGLRTENGLAELFAEYPVLPRFLARIVTQWCDAVREFDRRLDADWQSLGDTFNFDYEAVALTEASILDSDRHADGRRVVLLTFDDDTRVVYKPRSVRTEAAFDNFLKRAGDAVGVETRSVDVLAREAYGWVEHVAAEPCSSTDAMDAYYRRAGVVLASAYLLYLNDCHYENVVANGRSPVVVDAETLLTPAVSPSTDEAAPTDTATGAGSVLWTGLLPQSYASGTIPETAMVNGFGEPEIPIGSGPVETAWSNVNTNAMRRRERDAELMSPPPRNVPSVEESPDSPVAAAGYADEISETFAAVCRAVVEDRLSLPSRFSTLQTRVLFRNTQEYDGILSALQSPETLQDGRRLTFTTDVLVSEAMLADADDPAWDVVNAERRALLRLDVPRLTADANSGTLHCGDATIDGITESAGYRRVKERFTSLNADTIRKQCDVIEMALNPSASEEAAMSTPSHAASSPDIAVNDLMDAAGRVYDCVVDATVAHDNDAGEWVVRRETDAGRLQVGTAGDGLYEGQLGVAVFAAVVADQLHRDDARETALELTGPLRDAIRTNGAEAVDGLGLDGLGGAIYGLSVVGTVLNASECLAAAEDLVDTFEPDRISEGGPYDVMRGAAGVVLGCLVLHEHRPTSSALTVAREAGDALVGAAIADSGGAAWPTGPTDEHLTGYAHGAAGIAHALGRLTAVTGDPLYRECATQALQFEQQSYSNQRANWPDRREHGPAFADAWCHGRTGGVLARLALGNTPVPVHADVATVANRIGEHGRGVDGLCCGNAGRAVALAAAGAELDDDRLCDHARSRLGSEHDLQCVAGSAALAAHTSRVPNPTLFQGLSGIGFALLYTANPTVVPNVLQCEPA; from the coding sequence ATGGACGAATTCGCCCTTGCGGCGATAGCGGACGTCGACGCGTTCCCAGACGACGTCGCGCTCCCGGACTGGGTCACGACCGCGCAGGATGTCGCCGCGTCCATTACCGACACCCACGCCGACGCTCGGCCAGCACTGGGAAAGCCGCCGGAGGAAATTCCGTTCGCGGACGTGCTCGCACCTATTGTCGCGTTCGCTCGCGATCGTGTCCTCGAGGCGGGTCTGGAGCGGGTACCCTCCTCGGTCGTTACATCGCTGCAGGGGGCGTTGCGCCAGGACCTCGTGCGCCTGTGTAGTGACGTCCTGTACGTCGAGTTCCGGACGTACATCGCCGTGAACCGCCCCAGTGCGTTCCCCGATCCCGCGACGCCAGCAGAGACGGACCTCTACGACGAGTTTATCGCCGGCCTCCGTACCGAGAACGGGCTCGCCGAACTATTCGCCGAATACCCAGTGCTTCCGCGGTTCCTCGCCAGAATCGTCACTCAGTGGTGCGATGCAGTCCGCGAGTTCGACCGCCGACTCGACGCCGACTGGCAGTCACTCGGAGACACGTTCAACTTCGACTACGAAGCGGTGGCGCTGACCGAGGCCTCGATACTCGACTCAGACAGGCACGCCGACGGCCGCCGCGTCGTTCTCCTCACCTTCGACGACGACACGCGAGTCGTCTACAAACCCCGGAGCGTCCGCACGGAGGCTGCGTTCGACAACTTCCTCAAGCGAGCAGGCGACGCAGTCGGCGTCGAAACCCGCTCGGTAGACGTGTTGGCGCGCGAAGCGTACGGGTGGGTGGAGCACGTCGCCGCTGAACCTTGTTCCAGTACTGACGCGATGGACGCGTATTATCGTCGTGCGGGCGTGGTGCTCGCGAGTGCGTACCTGCTGTATTTGAACGACTGTCACTACGAGAACGTCGTCGCGAACGGGCGGTCGCCAGTCGTCGTCGACGCGGAGACGCTGCTGACTCCGGCCGTCTCGCCGAGTACGGATGAAGCGGCGCCGACCGACACCGCGACGGGGGCAGGGAGCGTCCTCTGGACTGGTTTGCTTCCGCAGAGCTACGCCTCGGGGACGATCCCCGAGACTGCGATGGTCAACGGCTTCGGCGAGCCGGAGATCCCGATCGGGTCCGGGCCCGTTGAGACGGCGTGGTCCAACGTCAACACGAACGCGATGCGCCGGCGGGAGCGAGACGCTGAACTCATGTCGCCACCGCCGCGGAACGTCCCGTCTGTCGAGGAGTCACCGGACTCGCCAGTCGCAGCAGCGGGGTACGCAGACGAAATCAGCGAGACGTTTGCTGCCGTTTGTCGCGCCGTCGTCGAGGACCGCCTGTCGCTCCCAAGCAGGTTCTCGACGCTCCAGACGCGGGTCTTGTTCCGGAACACTCAGGAGTACGATGGAATCCTATCGGCGCTGCAGTCGCCGGAGACGCTGCAGGATGGGCGGCGACTGACGTTCACCACAGACGTCCTCGTATCAGAGGCAATGCTCGCCGATGCGGACGATCCTGCATGGGACGTCGTCAACGCCGAACGGCGCGCGCTCCTTCGACTCGACGTACCCAGACTCACCGCCGATGCGAACAGTGGAACCCTCCACTGCGGCGACGCCACTATCGATGGCATCACCGAGAGCGCCGGATACCGCCGAGTGAAAGAACGCTTCACCAGTCTGAACGCGGACACCATCCGCAAGCAATGCGACGTCATCGAGATGGCACTCAACCCGTCTGCCTCGGAAGAGGCCGCCATGTCGACACCATCGCACGCCGCGAGCAGTCCTGACATTGCCGTGAACGACCTCATGGACGCAGCCGGCCGGGTCTACGACTGCGTAGTCGATGCGACCGTTGCTCACGACAACGACGCCGGTGAGTGGGTCGTCCGGCGTGAGACGGACGCGGGCCGGCTGCAGGTCGGAACGGCTGGAGACGGGCTGTACGAGGGGCAACTGGGCGTCGCAGTGTTCGCTGCAGTCGTGGCCGACCAACTCCACCGCGACGACGCCCGCGAGACGGCACTCGAACTGACCGGTCCGCTTCGAGACGCTATCCGGACGAACGGTGCCGAAGCGGTGGACGGCCTCGGCCTGGATGGCCTCGGGGGCGCGATCTACGGGCTATCTGTCGTCGGTACGGTCCTCAATGCATCCGAATGTCTCGCCGCTGCGGAGGATCTGGTCGATACCTTCGAACCCGACCGCATCTCTGAGGGAGGCCCGTACGACGTGATGCGTGGTGCTGCAGGTGTCGTCCTGGGGTGCCTGGTACTCCACGAGCATCGGCCGACGTCGAGTGCCCTCACGGTGGCCCGTGAAGCTGGTGACGCGCTCGTTGGCGCCGCAATCGCCGACAGCGGCGGTGCTGCGTGGCCGACGGGACCGACCGACGAGCACCTCACCGGGTACGCCCACGGCGCCGCTGGCATCGCGCACGCCCTGGGCCGTCTAACGGCTGTCACCGGCGACCCGCTGTACCGCGAGTGCGCCACACAAGCGCTCCAGTTCGAACAGCAATCATACAGCAACCAGCGCGCGAACTGGCCGGACCGCCGGGAACACGGCCCAGCGTTCGCCGACGCGTGGTGCCACGGCCGCACCGGCGGCGTCCTGGCTCGCCTCGCCCTCGGGAACACGCCCGTTCCCGTGCATGCCGACGTTGCGACGGTTGCCAACCGAATTGGCGAGCACGGTCGGGGGGTGGATGGGCTCTGCTGTGGTAACGCTGGGCGTGCCGTCGCGCTGGCCGCGGCCGGCGCAGAGTTGGACGACGACCGGCTGTGCGACCACGCTCGGAGTCGGCTCGGTTCGGAACACGACCTTCAATGCGTAGCCGGTTCCGCTGCCTTGGCGGCGCACACTAGCCGCGTACCGAACCCGACGCTCTTCCAGGGACTCTCCGGTATCGGGTTCGCGCTCTTGTACACCGCGAACCCGACTGTCGTCCCGAACGTTCTCCAATGCGAGCCCGCCTGA
- a CDS encoding class I SAM-dependent methyltransferase codes for MPEMSVYNELAVYYEQLDRADRDGAREAGVVEDVLLERIGSGSLSVLDVGCGVGTHLRHMETDFECVGLDVNEGVVEVANERTDDATVLRGDMHALPFTDAFDCITMLFHTLAYAASVDDMHGILRECYDALDSGGILVVELAPFVPEAMPDDAGVDREVRTYTDDDVTITSVQVSRVEDRDLVLNSDYLVALTGEATATHHADTHTLMLFTVDEVIDGLAAAGFESVEFDPTCLQSGLFVAEKPA; via the coding sequence ATGCCAGAGATGTCCGTGTACAACGAACTGGCGGTCTACTACGAGCAACTGGACCGTGCGGACCGCGACGGTGCGCGAGAAGCTGGCGTCGTCGAGGACGTCCTTCTCGAACGCATCGGATCGGGCTCGCTATCGGTCCTCGATGTCGGCTGCGGCGTCGGCACCCACCTCCGTCATATGGAGACCGACTTCGAGTGCGTCGGGCTCGACGTCAACGAGGGCGTCGTCGAGGTCGCCAACGAGCGAACGGACGACGCTACTGTCCTCCGTGGAGACATGCACGCACTTCCGTTCACCGACGCGTTCGACTGTATCACGATGCTTTTCCATACCCTCGCGTACGCGGCGTCCGTCGACGACATGCACGGCATCCTCAGGGAGTGCTACGATGCGCTCGATTCGGGTGGTATCCTCGTCGTCGAACTCGCCCCGTTTGTCCCGGAGGCGATGCCGGACGACGCGGGCGTCGACCGAGAAGTCCGGACGTACACCGACGACGACGTCACTATCACGAGCGTCCAGGTATCGAGAGTCGAGGACCGAGATCTAGTGCTCAACAGTGACTATCTGGTTGCACTGACGGGCGAAGCGACCGCGACGCATCACGCCGACACGCACACGCTGATGCTGTTCACGGTGGACGAGGTGATTGACGGACTGGCGGCGGCTGGCTTCGAGTCCGTCGAGTTCGATCCCACGTGCCTCCAGAGCGGTCTGTTCGTGGCTGAGAAGCCCGCGTGA
- a CDS encoding LITAF-like zinc ribbon domain-containing protein gives MPYCTNCGGQVKDIHHYCGACGQTLSDIAESETDPPMAVDREGFLSLRSLSYVNNLLNGEQDLDRDSVSYTQLSREVSAAFADFARLAMIKDLDLLQLWAAGSSSEGLNTPVEDMSSNQFRDWLAAIGLSRTLRMYDESLHTGFEDDFNERLQKLLEIAGEELDS, from the coding sequence ATGCCCTACTGCACGAATTGTGGAGGCCAAGTCAAAGACATTCATCACTACTGCGGGGCATGTGGTCAGACGCTTTCTGATATTGCAGAGTCAGAAACCGACCCTCCGATGGCCGTCGATCGCGAGGGCTTCCTCTCGTTGCGCTCACTCTCGTACGTCAACAACCTACTGAACGGAGAGCAAGATCTGGACAGAGACTCGGTATCTTATACCCAATTGTCGCGAGAAGTGAGTGCCGCCTTCGCTGATTTTGCTCGTCTGGCGATGATAAAAGACTTAGATTTGCTCCAGCTCTGGGCTGCGGGCTCCAGTTCCGAGGGGTTGAACACTCCTGTTGAAGACATGAGTAGCAACCAGTTCCGCGACTGGCTGGCCGCTATTGGCCTTTCTCGTACTCTACGGATGTACGACGAATCTCTCCACACGGGGTTCGAGGACGACTTCAACGAGCGACTCCAGAAGCTCCTCGAGATTGCCGGGGAGGAACTCGATAGTTAG
- a CDS encoding RNA-guided endonuclease InsQ/TnpB family protein — protein sequence MVVQVTRTYVSSIQNHRQVCDSLDSLGDSASKIWNVARWTADRIWNAIGKIPDVGTLKAYMKNQACWKDLNAQSSQKVIEELSDAFQSWFDLRQKNPKANPPGYRKHGNTRPRSTITFKADGFKHDPKNNRVRLSKGSNLKAYWSDFLLCEYQTRPDVDLSEVNKVQNVRAVWNGDEWELHFVCKVDLETSDSAGDEVAGIDLGIKNLATVAFPDEYVLYPGNSLKQDKHYFTRAEYDTEGENGPSEKSRWARRKLAERETHFYHVLADTIITECVERGVGTLAVSWPENVRKSDWGKTGNKKLHTWAFDRIYQYLTYKAEICGVEVLKENEWNTSKTCSKCGEDTKSNRVERGLYVCSSCGLVANADCNGAENMRQKITPSPHGEDRSNGCVAQPSVHLFDRESGTFRTKGQVVS from the coding sequence ATGGTGGTTCAGGTCACTCGAACCTACGTTAGTTCTATTCAGAACCACCGACAGGTCTGTGATAGTCTCGACTCGCTCGGCGATTCCGCCTCAAAAATCTGGAACGTCGCCCGATGGACAGCAGACCGAATCTGGAACGCAATCGGCAAAATCCCAGATGTAGGAACGCTGAAAGCCTACATGAAGAACCAAGCGTGCTGGAAGGACCTGAACGCCCAATCCAGTCAGAAAGTCATTGAAGAACTTTCCGACGCTTTCCAGTCGTGGTTCGACCTGCGACAGAAAAACCCGAAGGCGAATCCGCCAGGCTACCGCAAACACGGCAACACACGTCCACGGAGCACGATCACGTTCAAAGCAGACGGGTTCAAACACGACCCCAAGAACAACCGTGTTCGACTCTCAAAAGGGTCGAACCTCAAAGCGTATTGGTCGGACTTCCTGCTCTGCGAATACCAGACCCGTCCCGACGTTGACCTCTCGGAAGTCAACAAGGTGCAGAACGTTCGCGCGGTCTGGAATGGCGACGAGTGGGAACTACACTTCGTCTGCAAAGTCGACCTCGAAACCAGCGACTCAGCAGGTGACGAAGTTGCAGGCATTGACCTCGGCATCAAGAACCTCGCCACGGTCGCGTTCCCCGACGAATACGTTTTGTACCCTGGCAACTCGCTCAAGCAGGACAAACACTACTTCACACGTGCGGAGTACGACACAGAGGGCGAGAACGGTCCGTCGGAGAAGTCGAGGTGGGCGCGTCGAAAACTCGCAGAGCGCGAAACTCACTTCTACCACGTCCTCGCGGACACTATCATCACTGAATGCGTTGAACGAGGTGTTGGAACGCTGGCAGTGAGCTGGCCCGAAAACGTGCGTAAGTCCGACTGGGGAAAGACCGGAAACAAGAAGTTGCACACGTGGGCGTTTGACCGCATCTACCAGTATCTCACATACAAAGCCGAGATATGTGGTGTCGAGGTGCTGAAAGAGAACGAGTGGAACACCTCGAAGACCTGCTCAAAGTGTGGTGAGGACACGAAGTCGAATCGTGTCGAACGTGGCCTGTACGTTTGCTCGTCGTGTGGGTTGGTGGCCAATGCGGATTGTAACGGGGCGGAGAATATGCGTCAGAAGATAACTCCGAGTCCTCATGGCGAGGATAGGAGTAACGGCTGTGTGGCACAGCCATCGGTACACTTGTTCGACCGCGAGAGCGGGACGTTTCGCACGAAAGGACAGGTCGTATCGTAG
- a CDS encoding Cdc6/Cdc18 family protein, with product MGEEIDTSQSTFEDGSELADSSQEATNGGGISIRDRLQTESSGGVFANKDLVRSDTIIDEDRIVGRDDQLGRVVDNLKPVLQNEGIPDMLLSGPSGTGKSLIIHAVCKQIVELCESQGKTFGVISINCEGPKTADRAVYRLVKAAADDLGVDPGVPQTGVSTDQKLERLYELMREYYDGVIFILDEIDMLEGPYQEAEYNSLIYQLSRARKLADFDGPISLTTITNYADFMKDLNSRAQSSYNPDDIFFDDYDANQLRSILHNRRDAFKPESLSDDVVPLVAAFGSQTHGDARKAIDLLRWAGELAERRGADTVTETDVREAQEKYTENRKLRHISGISTQKKLSIYAVAATAHYAREHPEWIPAGPAFKTYQFIADTMDSDQYSRETFVNHVTEQSTYGVLDSERRGKGRGRGVHMYFSLSEDPETIMETIREDSRFEDLAHEEATISAVVRERLKQFRSKN from the coding sequence ATGGGTGAGGAGATAGATACGTCACAGTCGACGTTTGAGGATGGCTCGGAACTCGCCGATTCTTCTCAAGAGGCAACAAACGGTGGTGGCATCTCAATCCGGGATCGACTACAAACTGAGTCGTCTGGGGGGGTCTTCGCGAACAAAGACCTCGTTCGGTCAGATACCATCATCGACGAGGATCGTATCGTCGGTCGTGATGACCAACTGGGCCGTGTCGTCGACAATCTGAAACCCGTGCTCCAGAACGAAGGCATCCCAGATATGCTTCTGAGTGGTCCTTCTGGAACTGGGAAGTCGCTCATCATTCATGCAGTCTGCAAACAGATCGTCGAACTGTGTGAATCTCAAGGCAAGACCTTCGGGGTCATTTCAATCAACTGCGAGGGGCCGAAGACAGCAGATCGAGCTGTCTATCGGTTAGTTAAAGCTGCTGCCGACGACCTCGGCGTTGATCCTGGTGTTCCCCAAACCGGGGTCTCAACGGATCAGAAGTTGGAGCGACTGTACGAACTGATGCGCGAGTACTACGACGGTGTCATCTTCATTCTCGATGAAATCGATATGCTCGAGGGACCGTATCAGGAAGCAGAGTACAATTCTCTCATCTACCAGCTTTCACGGGCTCGAAAACTCGCCGATTTTGATGGGCCGATCTCACTCACGACTATCACGAATTACGCCGATTTTATGAAGGACCTCAACAGCCGCGCACAGAGTTCTTACAATCCTGATGATATCTTCTTCGACGATTACGATGCGAACCAACTCCGTAGTATTCTCCACAACCGACGAGATGCCTTCAAGCCAGAATCACTCTCAGATGACGTCGTTCCGCTTGTTGCCGCGTTCGGATCCCAAACACATGGTGATGCACGGAAAGCAATTGATCTCCTCAGATGGGCTGGCGAATTAGCCGAGCGGCGTGGAGCTGACACTGTTACCGAGACTGATGTCCGTGAAGCCCAGGAGAAATACACCGAAAATCGCAAACTACGCCATATTAGCGGGATATCCACTCAAAAGAAACTCTCCATCTACGCTGTGGCGGCTACTGCCCACTACGCAAGAGAACATCCTGAGTGGATACCTGCTGGACCTGCGTTCAAGACGTACCAATTCATTGCTGATACGATGGATTCGGATCAGTACAGTCGCGAGACGTTCGTAAATCACGTCACAGAGCAGAGTACGTACGGGGTATTGGACTCCGAGCGTCGAGGCAAGGGGCGAGGCAGAGGAGTGCATATGTATTTCTCCCTCTCCGAGGACCCGGAAACGATTATGGAGACGATTCGTGAGGATTCCCGGTTCGAAGATCTAGCTCACGAAGAGGCGACTATTAGCGCGGTTGTCCGCGAACGGCTGAAGCAGTTCCGGAGCAAGAACTAA
- a CDS encoding winged helix-turn-helix domain-containing protein, whose product MSTSDHPPSDLESVRERLSVVTQETRFALLQDILGHPSELPTLKELDYVNPSKSQTTIRQHLQQLVDAGIVEEVLLPEDRRQNDLPYKFYGISESGRQFLEEHKLHRAQDTLQEIYDHVEKTDDIKRYETAPRPER is encoded by the coding sequence ATGAGTACGTCCGATCACCCGCCAAGCGATCTGGAATCCGTCCGGGAGCGACTCAGCGTTGTCACCCAGGAGACGCGGTTTGCGCTCCTCCAGGACATCCTCGGGCATCCGTCGGAATTACCGACGCTGAAGGAACTCGACTACGTCAACCCAAGCAAGAGCCAGACGACGATTCGCCAGCACCTCCAGCAGCTCGTCGACGCCGGCATCGTCGAGGAAGTGCTCCTGCCGGAGGATCGCCGGCAGAACGACCTGCCGTACAAGTTCTACGGGATCAGTGAGAGTGGTCGACAGTTCCTCGAGGAGCATAAGCTCCATCGGGCACAAGACACGCTTCAAGAGATCTATGACCACGTGGAGAAGACCGACGACATCAAACGCTACGAAACTGCGCCGCGACCCGAGCGCTAA